The following proteins are encoded in a genomic region of Zea mays cultivar B73 chromosome 9, Zm-B73-REFERENCE-NAM-5.0, whole genome shotgun sequence:
- the LOC100278185 gene encoding uncharacterized protein LOC100278185 (The RefSeq protein has 7 substitutions compared to this genomic sequence): protein MDFFPDRAFVRLRNRAYGTYLYADDDGAGVILKPQRGSLQTAWQVHRVWRHDRIYILLHSAAYGRYLAVSRVTMWVDTRHHANLTVQGVYETPEQDDVLWEAAYVDNVHVVMLQASHRLLRASTQNTTFFRYVFVDHPGHYYGTMMHWTVESIPARPLPCPSAFPIPVPTDQNATSARMILYRRADDYGNVNPLSRRRCKFFGYSLLRLRAHLASLLKEPIHRITLCVRAGSQGRPTPLVIDLPSNHQNMEIIVLTTLSPAALALCHPDVDAQ, encoded by the exons ATGGACTTCTTCCCCGACCGGGCGTTCGTGCGGCTGCGGAACCGCGCGTACGGCACGTACCTCTACGCCGACGACGACGGCGCGGGCGTCATCCTGAAGCCGCAGCGCGGCTCCCTGCAAACGGCGTGGCAGGTGCACCGGGTATGGCGCCACGACCGCATCTACATCCTCCTCCACAGCGCCGCCTACGGCCGGTACCTCGCCGTCTCGCGCGTCACGACGTGGGTCGACACCCGTCACCATGCGAACCTCACGGTCCAGGGCGTCTACGAGACCCCGGAGCAGGACGACGTCCTCTGGGAGGCTGCCTATGTGGACAACGTCCACGTCGTCATGCTCCAAGCCTCTCACCGTCTTCTCCGCGCCAGCACCCAGAACACCACCTTCTTCAGATACGTCTTCGTCGATCACCCCGGCCATTATTACGGCACCATGATGCATTGGACGGTCGAGGCCATTCCCGCGAGACCACTACCATGTCCATCCGCCTTTCCCATCCCAGTCCCAACTGAC CAGAGTGCCACTTCTGCTCGTATGATCTTCTACAGACGAGCAGATGATTACGGGAACGTCAACCCGCTCTCCAGGAGCAGATGCAAATTCTTCGGCTATTCATTGTTGCGACTGAGAGCCCACCTAGCGATGCTGCTCAAGGAACCGATCCACCGCATCACGTTATGTGTGCGAGCCGGTTCCCAAGGGCGACCGACCCCTTTGGTCATCGATCTGCCTTCCAACCATCAAAACATAGAGATCATTGTCCTCACCACCTTGTCACCAG CGGCTTTGGCATTGTGTCACCCAGATGTTGATGCACAATAG
- the LOC100278185 gene encoding uncharacterized protein isoform X1, with translation MDFFPDRAFVRLRNRAYGTYLYADDDGAGVILKPQRGSLQTAWQVHRVWRHDRIYILLHSAAYGRYLAVSRVTTWVDTRHHANLTVQGVYETPEQDDVLWEAAYVDNVHVVMLQASHRLLRASTQNTTFFRYVFVDHPGHYYGTMMHWTVEAIPARPLPCPSAFPIPVPTDQSATSARMIFYRRADDYGNVNPLSRSRCKFFGYSLLRLRAHLAMLLKEPIHRITLCVRAGSQGRPTPLVIDLPSNHQNIEIIVLTTLSPGSLGISVFITDCNVKVYTKCNNYWIH, from the exons ATGGACTTCTTCCCCGACCGGGCGTTCGTGCGGCTGCGGAACCGCGCGTACGGCACGTACCTCTACGCCGACGACGACGGCGCGGGCGTCATCCTGAAGCCGCAGCGCGGCTCCCTGCAAACGGCGTGGCAGGTGCACCGGGTATGGCGCCACGACCGCATCTACATCCTCCTCCACAGCGCCGCCTACGGCCGGTACCTCGCCGTCTCGCGCGTCACGACGTGGGTCGACACCCGTCACCATGCGAACCTCACGGTCCAGGGCGTCTACGAGACCCCGGAGCAGGACGACGTCCTCTGGGAGGCTGCCTATGTGGACAACGTCCACGTCGTCATGCTCCAAGCCTCTCACCGTCTTCTCCGCGCCAGCACCCAGAACACCACCTTCTTCAGATACGTCTTCGTCGATCACCCCGGCCATTATTACGGCACCATGATGCATTGGACGGTCGAGGCCATTCCCGCGAGACCACTACCATGTCCATCCGCCTTTCCCATCCCAGTCCCAACTGAC CAGAGTGCCACTTCTGCTCGTATGATCTTCTACAGACGAGCAGATGATTACGGGAACGTCAACCCGCTCTCCAGGAGCAGATGCAAATTCTTCGGCTATTCATTGTTGCGACTGAGAGCCCACCTAGCGATGCTGCTCAAGGAACCGATCCACCGCATCACGTTATGTGTGCGAGCCGGTTCCCAAGGGCGACCGACCCCTTTGGTCATCGATCTGCCTTCCAACCATCAAAACATAGAGATCATTGTCCTCACCACCTTGTCACCAG GTTCTCTTGGGATCTCAGTCTTTATCACAGATTGTAATGTAAAAGTATATACCAAATGCAACAATTATTGGATTCATTAA